Proteins from a single region of Engystomops pustulosus chromosome 5, aEngPut4.maternal, whole genome shotgun sequence:
- the PLEKHF2 gene encoding pleckstrin homology domain-containing family F member 2 isoform X1, whose protein sequence is MDLHLFAHYCLGTTGRKASCVTENCTTDPLKKMVDRLANSEANARRINVVESCFGTAGQPLAIEGRVLIGEGVLTKLCRKKPKARQFFLFNDILVYGNIVIQKKKYNKQHIIPLENVTIDSIPDDGDLRNGWLIKTPTKSFAVYAATATEKSEWMNHINKCVYDLISKSGKTPNSEHAAVWIPDSEAPTCMRCKKVKFTPVNRRHHCRKCGFVVCGPCSEKKFLLPNQSSKAVRVCDFCYDCLSSGDLPACQPGRSDSLSSSPKMANHMSDDDDEDSSD, encoded by the exons ATGGACCTGCATCTGTTTGCACATTACTGTCTTGGAACCACAGGAAGAAAGGCGTCGTGTGTCACAGAGAACTGCACAACAG atCCGCTGAAGAAGATGGTGGATCGCTTGGCGAACAGTGAAGCTAATGCAAGGCGTATTAATGTAGTGGAAAGCTGCTTTGGGACGGCTGGTCAGCCTTTGGCCATCGAGGGCAGGGTACTCATCGGAGAAGGCGTCTTGACAAAGCTCTGCAGAAAGAAACCCAAAGCCCGGCAGTTCTTCCTGTTCAATGACATTCTAGTTTATGGAAATATCGTTATCCAGAAAAAGAAGTACAACAAGCAGCACATCATCCCGCTAGAGAACGTCACCATCGACTCCATCCCGGACGACGGAGACCTGCGTAACGGGTGGCTCATCAAAACCCCCACAAAATCATTTGCAGTGTACGCCGCCACAGCGACCGAAAAATCGGAATGGATGAACCACATCAATAAGTGCGTGTATGATTTAATTTCCAAAAGTGGGAAAACCCCAAATAGCGAACATGCCGCAGTCTGGATCCCTGATTCTGAAGCTCCCACGTGTATGCGCTGTAAGAAAGTAAAGTTTACCCCCGTAAACCGGAGGCACCACTGCCGGAAATGTGGATTTGTTGTTTGTGGACCTTGTTCAGAGAAGAAATTCCTTTTGCCGAACCAGTCTTCTAAGGCCGTGCGGGTGTGCGATTTCTGCTACGATTGTCTGTCTAGCGGAGACTTGCCTGCCTGTCAGCCGGGCCGATCAGACTCTCTCTCCAGTTCTCCCAAAATGGCAAATCATATGTCCGATGACGATGATGAGGACAGCAGTGACTGA
- the PLEKHF2 gene encoding pleckstrin homology domain-containing family F member 2 isoform X2 translates to MVDRLANSEANARRINVVESCFGTAGQPLAIEGRVLIGEGVLTKLCRKKPKARQFFLFNDILVYGNIVIQKKKYNKQHIIPLENVTIDSIPDDGDLRNGWLIKTPTKSFAVYAATATEKSEWMNHINKCVYDLISKSGKTPNSEHAAVWIPDSEAPTCMRCKKVKFTPVNRRHHCRKCGFVVCGPCSEKKFLLPNQSSKAVRVCDFCYDCLSSGDLPACQPGRSDSLSSSPKMANHMSDDDDEDSSD, encoded by the coding sequence ATGGTGGATCGCTTGGCGAACAGTGAAGCTAATGCAAGGCGTATTAATGTAGTGGAAAGCTGCTTTGGGACGGCTGGTCAGCCTTTGGCCATCGAGGGCAGGGTACTCATCGGAGAAGGCGTCTTGACAAAGCTCTGCAGAAAGAAACCCAAAGCCCGGCAGTTCTTCCTGTTCAATGACATTCTAGTTTATGGAAATATCGTTATCCAGAAAAAGAAGTACAACAAGCAGCACATCATCCCGCTAGAGAACGTCACCATCGACTCCATCCCGGACGACGGAGACCTGCGTAACGGGTGGCTCATCAAAACCCCCACAAAATCATTTGCAGTGTACGCCGCCACAGCGACCGAAAAATCGGAATGGATGAACCACATCAATAAGTGCGTGTATGATTTAATTTCCAAAAGTGGGAAAACCCCAAATAGCGAACATGCCGCAGTCTGGATCCCTGATTCTGAAGCTCCCACGTGTATGCGCTGTAAGAAAGTAAAGTTTACCCCCGTAAACCGGAGGCACCACTGCCGGAAATGTGGATTTGTTGTTTGTGGACCTTGTTCAGAGAAGAAATTCCTTTTGCCGAACCAGTCTTCTAAGGCCGTGCGGGTGTGCGATTTCTGCTACGATTGTCTGTCTAGCGGAGACTTGCCTGCCTGTCAGCCGGGCCGATCAGACTCTCTCTCCAGTTCTCCCAAAATGGCAAATCATATGTCCGATGACGATGATGAGGACAGCAGTGACTGA